A genomic region of Pseudomonas sp. KU43P contains the following coding sequences:
- the ftsX gene encoding permease-like cell division protein FtsX produces MSTTRTPKVSERVAPKPADPQPAKKKRGEHDDDGPDFRTLLHAWLESHRASLADSLRRLGKQPIGSFFTCLVMAVALSMPMGLSLLLKNVEKLGGSWQRAAQISLYLQLDAGGKEGEALRDEIKSMPGVSDAQYVSREQALEEFQQQSGLGEALRELPDNPLPGVVVVTPTEVDKPALEALRQRLAELPRVENAQLDLVWVERLAAILKLGDRFVFGLAVMLISALLLVIGNTIRLHIENRRVEIEVIKLVGGTDSYVRRPFLYMGALYGLGAGVLAWGILAFGLNWLNEAVVGLSGLYDSDFALGGVPAADGLSLLIGAVLLGYIGAWIAVARHLNELAPR; encoded by the coding sequence ATGAGCACTACACGTACACCAAAGGTTTCCGAACGGGTCGCGCCGAAGCCTGCCGACCCGCAGCCGGCGAAGAAAAAGCGCGGCGAACATGATGATGACGGTCCGGATTTCCGCACCTTGCTCCACGCCTGGCTAGAAAGTCACCGTGCCAGCCTGGCCGATAGCTTGCGCCGTCTGGGCAAGCAGCCGATCGGCAGCTTCTTCACCTGCCTGGTAATGGCTGTGGCCTTGAGCATGCCCATGGGGCTTTCGCTGCTGCTCAAGAACGTCGAGAAGCTCGGCGGCTCCTGGCAGCGCGCGGCGCAGATCTCGCTGTACCTGCAGCTCGATGCGGGCGGCAAGGAAGGCGAAGCGCTGCGGGATGAGATCAAGAGCATGCCGGGCGTGTCCGATGCCCAGTACGTCAGCCGCGAGCAGGCGCTGGAAGAATTCCAGCAGCAATCCGGGTTGGGCGAGGCCCTGCGCGAACTCCCTGACAACCCGCTGCCCGGTGTGGTGGTAGTGACACCGACCGAAGTCGACAAGCCGGCGCTGGAGGCTCTGCGTCAACGCCTGGCCGAGCTGCCACGCGTGGAGAACGCGCAGCTTGACCTGGTTTGGGTCGAGCGCCTGGCGGCGATCCTCAAGCTGGGCGACCGATTTGTCTTCGGCCTAGCGGTGATGCTGATTTCGGCCCTGCTGTTAGTAATCGGTAACACAATTCGTCTACATATTGAAAACCGCCGTGTCGAGATCGAAGTGATCAAGCTGGTCGGCGGTACCGACAGCTATGTCCGGCGGCCTTTCCTGTACATGGGCGCCTTGTACGGCCTGGGTGCGGGCGTGTTGGCCTGGGGCATACTGGCGTTCGGCCTGAACTGGCTGAACGAGGCCGTGGTAGGGCTGTCCGGGCTGTATGACAGCGACTTCGCCCTGGGTGGGGTGCCTGCTGCCGATGGTCTGTCGCTCTTGATCGGGGCGGTGCTGTTGGGGTATATCGGTGCATGGATCGCGGTGGCCCGTCACTTGAACGAGTTGGCACCACGATAG
- a CDS encoding M16 family metallopeptidase — MSDRSAPRYTLIGTGIIALVVAVAAVLARPAHSEAESAARPANTLQSLAELDGKAPSRRRLNIQNWTTAEGARVLFVEARELPMFDLRVTFAAGSSQDGNTPGLATLTNAMLNEGVAGKDVTAIAEGFEGLGADFGNGSYRDMAVASLRSLSVKDKREPALKLFAEVAGKPTFPEDALKRIKNQLLAGFEYDKQNPGKIAGKALFAKLYGNHPYGQPSDGSAESIPGITLEQLRAFHAKAYAAGNAVIALVGDLSREEAEAVAAQVSAALPKGPALAKPAQPVEPKAGITHIDFPSKQTHLMLAELGIDRQDPDWPALSLGNQILGGGAFGTRLMSEVREKRGLTYGVYSVFSPMQVRGPFMINLQTRAELSEGTLKLVEGILADYLKSGPTQQELDDAKRELAGSFPLSNASNGSIVGQLGAIGFYNLPLTWLEDFMQQSQALTVEQVKAAMNKHLAADKLVIVTVGPSVPQKPLPAPTDKPAEQPLGVPEH; from the coding sequence ATGAGTGATCGCAGCGCACCACGCTACACCCTGATCGGCACGGGCATCATCGCGCTGGTGGTGGCGGTAGCCGCCGTACTCGCCCGCCCTGCACACTCCGAGGCCGAAAGTGCGGCACGTCCTGCCAACACCCTGCAGTCGCTGGCCGAACTGGATGGCAAGGCACCGAGCCGGCGCCGGCTGAACATCCAGAACTGGACCACCGCCGAAGGTGCCCGGGTACTGTTCGTCGAGGCCCGCGAGCTGCCGATGTTCGACCTGCGCGTGACCTTCGCCGCCGGCAGCAGCCAGGACGGCAACACGCCGGGCCTGGCCACCCTGACCAACGCCATGCTCAATGAGGGCGTGGCCGGCAAGGACGTGACTGCCATCGCCGAAGGCTTCGAGGGCCTCGGTGCAGACTTTGGCAACGGCTCCTACCGCGACATGGCCGTGGCCTCGCTGCGCAGCCTGAGCGTCAAGGACAAGCGCGAGCCCGCGCTCAAGCTGTTCGCCGAGGTGGCCGGCAAGCCGACGTTCCCCGAAGACGCGCTCAAACGCATCAAGAACCAGCTGCTGGCCGGTTTCGAGTACGACAAGCAGAACCCTGGCAAGATCGCTGGCAAGGCGCTGTTCGCCAAGCTCTATGGCAACCACCCCTACGGCCAGCCAAGCGATGGCAGTGCCGAAAGCATCCCGGGCATCACCCTGGAGCAACTGCGCGCCTTCCACGCCAAGGCCTATGCCGCCGGCAACGCCGTGATCGCCCTGGTCGGCGACCTCAGCCGCGAGGAAGCCGAAGCCGTCGCTGCCCAGGTGTCCGCCGCCCTGCCCAAAGGCCCAGCGCTGGCGAAACCCGCCCAGCCGGTCGAACCCAAGGCGGGCATCACTCACATCGACTTCCCGAGCAAGCAGACGCACCTGATGCTCGCCGAGCTCGGCATCGACCGCCAGGACCCGGACTGGCCAGCCCTGTCGCTGGGCAACCAGATTCTCGGCGGTGGCGCCTTCGGCACCCGCCTGATGAGCGAAGTACGGGAAAAGCGCGGCCTGACCTACGGCGTGTACTCGGTCTTCAGCCCGATGCAGGTGCGCGGCCCGTTCATGATCAACCTGCAGACCCGCGCCGAACTCAGCGAAGGCACATTGAAGCTGGTTGAGGGTATCCTTGCCGATTACCTGAAAAGCGGCCCGACCCAGCAAGAGCTGGACGATGCCAAGCGCGAACTGGCAGGCAGCTTCCCGCTGTCCAACGCCAGCAATGGCAGCATCGTCGGCCAACTGGGCGCCATCGGCTTCTACAACCTGCCGCTGACCTGGCTGGAAGATTTCATGCAGCAGTCCCAGGCGCTCACCGTCGAGCAGGTCAAGGCCGCCATGAACAAGCACCTGGCAGCCGACAAGCTGGTGATCGTCACCGTTGGCCCGAGCGTGCCGCAGAAGCCACTGCCAGCCCCCACAGACAAACCCGCCGAGCAACCGCTTGGCGTACCGGAGCACTAA
- a CDS encoding hydrolase: MPSLTATFRPAIGLSNPHLQTLWGPLWRRLPALERNRERLWLADGDFLDLDWHGPHQADAPLVLVLHGLTGSSHSPYVKGLQQALQARGWASVAVNWRGCSGEPNLLARSYHSGASEDLAEVVAHLRAERPLAPLYAVGYSLGGNVLLKYLGESGTASQLEAAVAVSVPFRLDQCADRIGQGFSKVYQAHFMREMMAYVQVKQRHFQDKGHHEGLAALHRLGPLRKLKTFWDFDGRITAPLNGFDDAHDYYRRSSSRYFLGQNRTPTLIIHSTDDPFVHGNSLPAASELAAQTHFELHQRGGHVGFVEGSLRNPGYYLERRIPQWLVEGR, encoded by the coding sequence ATGCCCAGCCTCACCGCCACCTTCCGCCCGGCCATCGGCCTGTCCAACCCCCACCTGCAGACGCTGTGGGGGCCCTTGTGGCGCAGGCTGCCCGCCCTGGAACGCAACCGCGAGCGCCTGTGGCTGGCCGATGGCGACTTCCTCGACCTCGACTGGCACGGCCCGCACCAGGCCGATGCGCCACTGGTGCTGGTGCTGCACGGCCTGACCGGCTCGTCCCATTCACCCTATGTCAAAGGCTTGCAGCAGGCACTGCAGGCTCGCGGTTGGGCCAGCGTGGCGGTGAACTGGCGCGGCTGCTCGGGCGAGCCCAACCTGCTGGCGCGCAGCTACCATTCCGGCGCCAGCGAGGACCTGGCCGAAGTGGTCGCCCACCTGCGCGCCGAGCGTCCGCTGGCACCGCTGTATGCGGTCGGCTATTCGCTAGGCGGCAATGTGCTGCTCAAGTACCTGGGCGAGAGCGGCACGGCAAGCCAGCTGGAGGCAGCGGTGGCGGTTTCGGTGCCCTTTCGCCTGGACCAGTGTGCGGACCGCATCGGCCAAGGGTTTTCCAAGGTGTATCAGGCCCATTTCATGCGCGAAATGATGGCCTATGTGCAGGTGAAACAACGGCATTTCCAGGACAAGGGGCATCATGAGGGGCTGGCCGCGCTCCACCGCCTTGGCCCCTTGCGTAAACTGAAGACCTTCTGGGATTTCGACGGCAGGATCACTGCACCGCTCAATGGCTTCGACGACGCCCACGACTACTATCGCCGCTCGTCGAGCCGCTACTTCCTCGGGCAAAACCGAACGCCGACACTGATCATCCACTCCACCGACGACCCGTTCGTGCACGGCAACAGCCTGCCCGCCGCCAGTGAACTGGCGGCGCAGACACACTTCGAGCTGCATCAGCGAGGCGGGCATGTGGGGTTTGTCGAGGGCAGCCTGCGAAATCCGGGGTATTACCTGGAGCGGCGGATTCCGCAGTGGCTGGTCGAGGGCAGGTAG
- the rsmD gene encoding 16S rRNA (guanine(966)-N(2))-methyltransferase RsmD has translation MPRSTPPARPQPGQSKGQGHLRIIAGEWRSRRLAVPEGEGLRPTPDRVRETLFNWLAPYIEGARVLDAFTGSGALVLEALSRGAEDAVALDSNPAAIGNLKNNLELLRCPRGQILQTDALRYLQGPAKQQFDVVFLDPPFHQDLLANTCNLLEQNQWLREQAWVYTESEAAPSTLQMPGNWRLHREKKTGQVHYALWQRG, from the coding sequence ATGCCTAGATCCACCCCTCCTGCCCGCCCGCAGCCGGGCCAAAGCAAGGGCCAGGGTCACCTGCGCATCATCGCCGGCGAGTGGCGCAGCCGCCGCCTGGCAGTACCCGAAGGGGAAGGCCTGCGACCGACGCCCGACCGTGTGCGCGAAACCCTGTTCAACTGGCTGGCGCCCTACATCGAAGGCGCCCGGGTGCTGGATGCCTTCACCGGCAGCGGCGCCCTGGTACTGGAGGCGCTGTCCCGCGGCGCCGAGGATGCTGTGGCGCTGGACAGCAACCCGGCCGCGATCGGCAACCTGAAGAACAACCTGGAACTCCTGCGCTGCCCGCGTGGGCAGATCCTGCAGACCGACGCCCTGCGTTACCTGCAAGGCCCGGCCAAGCAACAGTTCGATGTGGTGTTCCTCGACCCGCCCTTCCATCAGGACCTGCTGGCCAACACCTGCAACCTGCTGGAACAGAACCAGTGGCTGCGCGAACAGGCCTGGGTCTACACCGAAAGCGAAGCGGCGCCATCGACCCTGCAAATGCCCGGCAACTGGCGCCTGCACCGCGAGAAGAAGACCGGCCAGGTGCATTACGCGCTCTGGCAACGAGGCTGA
- the ftsE gene encoding cell division ATP-binding protein FtsE: MIRFEQVAKRYPNGHVGLHELSFRARRGEFLFVTGHSGAGKSTLLRLLLAMERPTSGKLLLAGQDLGQISNAQIPFLRRQIGVVFQNHQLLFDRTVFNNIALPLQILGLSKAEIAKRVDSALERVSLSDKGELFPADLSTGQQQRVGIARAIVHQPALLLADEPTGNLDPRLAAEIMGVFEDINRLGTTVLIASHDLALIARMRHRMLTLQRGRLIGDGEAGQ, encoded by the coding sequence ATGATCCGATTCGAACAGGTTGCCAAGCGCTATCCCAACGGCCATGTCGGCTTGCATGAGCTGAGTTTCCGGGCGCGCCGGGGCGAATTCCTGTTCGTCACCGGCCATTCCGGCGCCGGCAAGAGCACCTTGCTGCGCCTGCTGTTGGCCATGGAGCGCCCGACCAGCGGAAAACTGCTGCTGGCAGGGCAGGACCTGGGGCAGATCAGCAATGCGCAGATCCCGTTCCTGCGTCGTCAGATCGGGGTGGTGTTCCAGAACCACCAGCTACTGTTCGACCGTACTGTGTTCAACAACATCGCTCTGCCGCTGCAGATTCTCGGCTTGTCGAAGGCCGAGATCGCCAAGCGCGTCGATTCGGCCCTGGAGCGCGTCTCGCTGAGTGACAAGGGCGAGCTGTTCCCGGCTGACCTGTCCACCGGTCAGCAGCAGCGCGTCGGCATCGCCCGCGCCATCGTGCATCAGCCAGCCCTGCTGCTGGCCGACGAACCCACCGGTAACCTTGATCCGCGCCTGGCTGCGGAAATCATGGGGGTGTTCGAGGACATCAACCGCCTCGGCACCACGGTACTGATTGCCAGCCATGACCTGGCACTGATCGCGCGCATGCGCCACCGCATGCTGACCTTGCAGCGCGGCCGTCTGATCGGCGATGGGGAGGCCGGGCAATGA
- a CDS encoding M16 family metallopeptidase: protein MNALARRAAGLLLSTLCLPLMAFAADVQPTHEFILDNGLKVVVREDHRAPVVVSQIWYKVGSSYETPGQTGLSHALEHMMFKGSAKIGPGEASRILRDLGAEENAFTSDDYTAYYQVLARDRLPVAFELEADRLASLRLPADEFAREIEVIKEERRLRTDDQPSSKAFELFRAMAFPASGYHTPTIGWMADLERMKVEELRHWYESWYAPNNATLVVVGDVTADEVKGLAQKYFGAIPKRSVPAAKLPLELAEPGERQLTLHVRTQLPSLIYGFNAPGLATAKDPRTVHALRLISALLDGGYSARLPARLERGQELVAGASSSYNPFTRGDSLFLISATPNVQKQKTLADVEKGVWQLLEELKTTPPSAEELERVRAQVIAGLVYDRDSISSQATTIGQLETVGLSWKLIDSELDELNRVTPEDIQNAARTYFTRERLSVAHVLPEESAHE, encoded by the coding sequence ATGAATGCTCTAGCCCGCCGCGCCGCTGGCCTGTTGCTCAGCACACTCTGCCTGCCACTGATGGCCTTCGCCGCCGATGTGCAACCTACCCACGAGTTCATCCTCGACAACGGCCTCAAGGTGGTCGTGCGGGAGGATCACCGCGCGCCGGTGGTCGTTTCACAGATCTGGTACAAGGTCGGCTCCAGCTACGAGACGCCGGGCCAGACCGGCTTGTCCCACGCCCTCGAGCACATGATGTTCAAGGGTAGCGCCAAGATCGGCCCCGGCGAGGCCTCGCGCATCCTGCGCGACCTCGGCGCGGAAGAGAATGCCTTCACCAGCGACGACTACACCGCCTATTACCAGGTGCTGGCCCGCGACCGCCTGCCGGTGGCCTTCGAGCTTGAGGCCGACCGCCTGGCCAGCCTGCGCTTGCCGGCCGACGAATTCGCCCGCGAAATCGAGGTGATCAAGGAGGAGCGCCGCCTGCGCACCGACGATCAGCCCAGTTCGAAAGCCTTCGAGCTGTTCCGCGCCATGGCTTTTCCGGCCAGTGGTTATCACACGCCGACCATCGGCTGGATGGCCGACCTCGAACGCATGAAGGTCGAGGAGCTGCGCCATTGGTACGAGTCCTGGTATGCGCCGAACAACGCGACCCTGGTGGTGGTCGGCGACGTCACCGCCGACGAGGTCAAGGGCCTGGCGCAGAAGTACTTCGGTGCCATCCCCAAGCGCAGCGTGCCTGCGGCCAAGCTGCCGCTCGAACTCGCCGAACCCGGCGAGCGCCAGCTGACCCTGCATGTGCGCACCCAGCTGCCGAGCCTGATCTACGGGTTCAACGCGCCCGGCCTGGCCACGGCCAAGGACCCTCGCACCGTGCACGCCCTGCGACTGATCTCGGCGCTGCTCGACGGCGGCTACAGTGCCCGCCTACCGGCGCGCCTGGAGCGTGGCCAGGAACTGGTGGCCGGTGCTTCGTCCAGCTACAACCCCTTTACCCGTGGTGACAGCCTGTTCCTCATCTCGGCCACGCCTAACGTGCAGAAGCAGAAGACCCTGGCCGATGTCGAGAAAGGCGTCTGGCAGCTGCTCGAAGAGCTCAAGACCACCCCGCCCAGCGCCGAAGAGCTGGAGCGCGTCCGCGCCCAGGTGATCGCCGGCCTGGTCTACGACCGTGACTCGATCAGCAGCCAGGCCACCACCATTGGCCAGCTGGAAACCGTCGGCCTGTCCTGGAAGCTGATCGACAGCGAGCTCGACGAACTCAATCGCGTCACCCCCGAGGACATCCAGAACGCCGCACGCACCTACTTCACCCGCGAACGCCTGAGCGTTGCCCATGTACTGCCCGAGGAGTCCGCTCATGAGTGA
- a CDS encoding M16 family metallopeptidase, whose product MRTSLSPPLQHFTLANGLTVYLREDQRAPLVSVQLWYHVGSSQEATGQSGLCHLVEHLMFEGSSKLAPGQYNKVITQLGGNPNAFTSPDATCFPVTLPADRLEVVLEIMADSMVTATLGEAVFARELNVVKAERREQTDSVPMNLARERALILANSHMPYATPTVGHQNDLQHLDISAVRAWYDDWYQPNNATLVVVGNTNLQALRAMAERQFGSIARATLPKRWTPEPDRHFKHRCQTIALKGLHPGAILSFNVPSLATAATPAQAQALRLIPYLLAKGYSSRLFSRCVRGDESLLQISADYQHLQRGDSLLTFELAANLANATAQSATARVLQEIEQLRLNAPDANELSRAKNHLLAQRVFDRDDMDKQANTIGTYAVSGLDPAQLDQEQRWIENVTAEEVRAAAHDFLSHERLTITYLQGEAQPSDPAPEGPHEQSSTALSTLGDADLAKLKLTAPEVHTWRTEEGTQVTLVETHQLPMVDLILNFNAGSRLDGDKPGLAALTMGMLDEGTQDLDARQFAERFEQLGAKYAKSISLSQVTIHLRSMTSDVFDPALDLIIDMVARPALNSGELDAIKPQLLRMNRQQQADPRQRAQQAAFTHLYGSHAYGSPVYGTAESIGAITSSDVRDFHGQAYSANNLHISLVGDLTRLEAESIASRICLALPQHWAAAEQALPAFNSGNLHLEHDSPGTTLLMLMPADVQPGEADHPALVLANHVLGGMVDSRLFAHLRQHHGMTYAIGSQLAPLNHLLCINWEVATAFAEASRKQVEDVLLTYISEGPGAAELELARQAMIGDLRRQLATNYSRVKLIAAHGDHWLPADALPTYIERLLAVTPEMAHAAFKSHVDPTQKLIVSVGPTADQ is encoded by the coding sequence ATGCGTACATCCCTCTCCCCCCCCCTGCAGCACTTCACCCTCGCTAACGGCCTGACGGTCTACTTGCGGGAAGACCAGCGGGCACCGTTGGTGTCAGTGCAACTCTGGTATCACGTCGGATCGAGCCAGGAGGCAACAGGGCAATCCGGACTTTGCCACCTGGTCGAGCACCTGATGTTCGAAGGCAGCAGCAAGCTTGCCCCTGGTCAGTACAACAAGGTGATAACCCAACTGGGCGGCAATCCCAATGCATTCACATCACCCGACGCCACCTGTTTCCCCGTGACGCTACCGGCAGATCGCCTGGAAGTCGTGCTGGAAATCATGGCCGACTCGATGGTCACTGCCACCTTGGGTGAAGCGGTGTTTGCACGCGAACTCAACGTGGTCAAAGCCGAGCGCCGCGAGCAAACGGACAGTGTCCCGATGAACCTGGCCAGGGAACGCGCACTGATCCTTGCCAATAGTCACATGCCTTATGCCACCCCTACGGTCGGCCATCAGAATGACCTGCAGCACCTGGACATCAGCGCTGTGCGGGCCTGGTACGACGATTGGTACCAGCCCAACAACGCAACGCTGGTGGTGGTGGGCAACACCAACCTGCAAGCCCTGCGCGCCATGGCCGAGCGCCAATTCGGCTCGATAGCCCGCGCCACGCTGCCCAAGCGCTGGACTCCCGAGCCTGACAGACACTTCAAGCACCGCTGCCAGACCATTGCACTGAAAGGCTTGCATCCCGGCGCCATATTGAGTTTCAACGTCCCGAGCCTGGCCACCGCCGCCACCCCTGCGCAGGCACAAGCGCTGCGCCTCATTCCATACTTACTGGCCAAGGGCTATAGCTCACGGCTGTTCTCGCGTTGCGTGCGCGGCGATGAATCACTCCTGCAAATTAGCGCTGACTACCAGCACCTGCAGCGCGGTGACAGCCTGCTGACATTCGAACTGGCGGCCAACCTGGCGAACGCCACGGCACAGTCGGCAACGGCGAGGGTGCTGCAGGAGATCGAGCAACTGCGCTTGAATGCACCTGACGCGAACGAACTTTCCAGGGCCAAGAATCACCTGCTGGCGCAACGGGTGTTCGATCGCGACGACATGGACAAGCAGGCCAATACCATCGGTACATACGCCGTGAGCGGCCTGGACCCGGCGCAGCTCGACCAGGAACAGCGATGGATCGAGAACGTCACGGCCGAAGAGGTGCGTGCTGCCGCTCACGACTTCCTCAGCCACGAGCGCTTGACCATCACCTACCTGCAGGGTGAAGCACAACCCTCAGACCCGGCGCCCGAAGGCCCCCATGAGCAGAGCTCGACGGCACTGAGCACCCTGGGCGACGCAGACCTTGCAAAGCTCAAGCTTACCGCCCCTGAAGTACATACCTGGCGGACCGAAGAAGGCACGCAGGTCACGTTGGTGGAGACCCACCAACTGCCGATGGTCGACCTGATCCTCAACTTCAACGCCGGTAGCCGCCTGGACGGTGACAAACCAGGGCTCGCTGCTCTGACCATGGGCATGCTCGACGAAGGCACTCAGGACCTGGACGCCAGGCAGTTTGCCGAACGCTTCGAGCAGCTCGGCGCGAAATACGCCAAGAGCATCTCGCTCAGCCAGGTAACCATCCACTTGCGCAGCATGACAAGCGATGTGTTTGATCCAGCACTGGATCTGATCATCGACATGGTTGCGAGGCCGGCCTTGAATTCAGGCGAGCTCGATGCAATCAAGCCACAGCTATTGCGAATGAACAGGCAACAACAGGCCGATCCCCGACAGCGTGCCCAGCAAGCCGCATTCACTCACCTGTATGGCAGTCACGCCTATGGCTCGCCGGTATACGGTACCGCCGAAAGTATCGGAGCCATTACCTCGTCGGATGTGCGCGACTTCCATGGCCAAGCCTATTCGGCCAACAACCTGCACATTTCCCTGGTCGGCGACCTGACACGGCTGGAGGCAGAGAGCATTGCCAGCCGCATTTGCCTGGCGCTACCCCAGCATTGGGCCGCCGCCGAACAGGCTCTGCCCGCGTTCAACAGTGGCAACCTGCACCTGGAACATGACAGCCCCGGCACCACATTGCTGATGCTCATGCCTGCGGATGTGCAGCCGGGCGAAGCCGACCACCCTGCACTGGTGCTGGCCAACCATGTGCTGGGAGGCATGGTTGACTCGCGCCTCTTCGCCCACCTTCGCCAGCACCACGGCATGACCTACGCTATCGGCTCGCAGCTAGCGCCACTGAACCACTTGTTGTGCATCAACTGGGAGGTCGCCACGGCGTTTGCAGAGGCTTCACGAAAGCAGGTCGAGGACGTGCTCCTCACCTACATCAGCGAAGGCCCGGGTGCTGCGGAGCTGGAGTTGGCCAGACAGGCAATGATCGGTGACTTGCGCCGTCAGCTGGCGACCAACTATTCACGGGTCAAGCTCATCGCCGCGCATGGCGATCACTGGCTCCCCGCCGACGCCTTGCCCACCTACATCGAGCGCCTGCTGGCGGTTACGCCCGAAATGGCACACGCTGCATTCAAATCTCACGTGGACCCCACGCAGAAACTGATTGTCAGCGTCGGGCCGACTGCCGACCAATAG
- the ftsY gene encoding signal recognition particle-docking protein FtsY, translating to MFGSNDDKKAPAEAGEKKGLFSWFRKKPQQPVAEQPPVPDAQAAEPVAAQPAVEQPAAAPAEPPVAQAPEAPAVAEAPRPAEPEPVAVVEPEPVAVPEPEPEPVIIPEPAAALEPVPQAPVGAGLPAQAAPVQVQVEAPAPVVVAPQIPVAHPVEPPVSNLVLPVAEEPVALVPDLEPMAPPAIPERPAPEPVAVVAPAPAPAVVEPEPTPVVAASATAEQAKPGFFARLKQGLSKTSASIGEGMASLFLGKKVIDDDLLDEIETRLLTADVGVEATSAIVQNLTQKVARKQLADADALYKSLQDELAALLRPVEQPLKVEAQNKPYVILVVGVNGAGKTTTIGKLAKKLQLEGKKVMLAAGDTFRAAAVEQLQVWGERNQIPVIAQHTGADSASVIFDAVQAAKARGVDVLIADTAGRLHTKDNLMEELKKVRRVIGKLDAEAPHEVLLVLDAGTGQNAISQAKYFNQSVELTGLALTKLDGTAKGGVIFALAKQFNIPIRFIGVGEGIDDLRTFEAEPFVKALFAERDHP from the coding sequence ATGTTTGGTTCCAACGACGACAAAAAAGCGCCGGCCGAGGCTGGCGAGAAAAAAGGCCTGTTCAGCTGGTTTCGCAAGAAGCCGCAGCAACCTGTCGCCGAACAGCCACCAGTACCTGATGCTCAAGCTGCCGAGCCCGTAGCTGCGCAGCCCGCCGTCGAGCAGCCCGCAGCCGCTCCGGCAGAGCCGCCGGTTGCCCAAGCCCCTGAGGCGCCTGCTGTCGCCGAGGCACCGCGCCCAGCCGAGCCTGAGCCGGTTGCGGTTGTTGAGCCTGAGCCGGTCGCGGTTCCTGAACCTGAACCTGAGCCAGTCATCATCCCTGAGCCGGCCGCTGCCCTTGAGCCAGTACCCCAGGCCCCTGTGGGCGCCGGCTTGCCCGCGCAAGCGGCACCGGTCCAGGTACAGGTCGAGGCCCCGGCACCGGTCGTTGTGGCCCCGCAAATCCCGGTTGCCCATCCGGTCGAGCCGCCCGTCAGCAACCTGGTCCTGCCGGTTGCCGAGGAGCCTGTCGCGCTGGTGCCGGACCTAGAGCCCATGGCGCCGCCCGCGATCCCCGAGCGTCCTGCGCCGGAGCCCGTCGCCGTCGTAGCCCCAGCCCCGGCCCCGGCAGTGGTCGAGCCCGAGCCAACCCCGGTGGTTGCAGCGTCGGCCACCGCCGAACAGGCCAAGCCCGGTTTCTTCGCCCGCCTCAAGCAAGGCCTGTCGAAGACCAGTGCCAGCATTGGCGAAGGCATGGCCAGCCTGTTCCTGGGCAAGAAGGTCATCGATGACGACCTGCTCGACGAAATCGAAACCCGCCTGCTGACCGCCGACGTCGGCGTGGAAGCCACCTCGGCCATCGTCCAGAACCTGACCCAGAAGGTCGCCCGCAAACAGCTGGCCGATGCCGATGCCCTGTACAAGTCGTTGCAGGACGAACTGGCGGCATTGCTGCGCCCGGTCGAGCAGCCGCTGAAGGTCGAGGCACAGAACAAGCCATACGTGATCCTCGTGGTCGGCGTGAACGGCGCCGGCAAGACCACCACCATCGGCAAGCTGGCCAAGAAGCTGCAGCTTGAAGGCAAGAAGGTCATGCTGGCCGCGGGCGACACCTTCCGTGCCGCTGCCGTGGAGCAGCTGCAGGTATGGGGTGAGCGCAACCAGATCCCGGTCATCGCCCAGCACACCGGCGCCGACTCCGCCTCGGTGATCTTCGATGCCGTGCAGGCCGCCAAGGCCCGTGGCGTCGATGTGCTGATCGCCGACACCGCCGGTCGCCTGCACACCAAGGACAACCTGATGGAAGAGCTGAAGAAGGTCCGTCGGGTGATCGGCAAGCTCGATGCCGAGGCGCCGCACGAGGTGCTGCTGGTGCTCGACGCTGGCACTGGGCAGAACGCCATCAGCCAGGCCAAGTACTTCAACCAGAGCGTCGAGCTGACCGGCCTGGCCCTGACCAAGCTGGACGGCACCGCCAAGGGCGGCGTGATCTTCGCCCTGGCCAAGCAGTTCAACATCCCGATCCGCTTCATCGGTGTCGGTGAAGGCATCGACGACCTGCGCACCTTCGAAGCCGAGCCGTTCGTCAAGGCTCTGTTCGCCGAGCGAGACCATCCATGA